A window of Citrus sinensis cultivar Valencia sweet orange chromosome 7, DVS_A1.0, whole genome shotgun sequence contains these coding sequences:
- the LOC102626827 gene encoding pleiotropic drug resistance protein 1-like yields the protein MEESHEIYLASTTSHRSHSRWRTGSVGAFSMSSREEDDEEALKWAAIEKLPTYNRLKKGLLTTSQGEAFEVDVSNLGLQERQRLINKLVTVTEVDNEKFLLKLKNRIERVGIVLPTVEVRFEHLTIEAEAFLASKALPSFTKFFTTIFEDLLNYLHILPSTKKHLTILKDVSGIVKPGRLTLLLGPPSSGKTTLLLALAGKLDPSLKVSGRVTYNGHNMDEFVPERTAAYISQHDNHIGEMTVRETLAFAARCQGVGTRYEMLTELSRREKAAGIKPDPDIDVFMKAASTEGEEANVITDYYLKVLGLDICADTMVGDEMRRGVSGGQKKRVTTGEMMVGPALALFMDEISTGLDSSTTFQIVNCFKQNIHINSGTAVISLLQPAPETYNLFDDIILLSDGQIVYQGPRELVLEFFESMGFKCPKRKGVADFLQEVTSKKDQEQYWAHKDRPYRFVKVQEFVAAFQSFHVGQKLSDELQTPFDKSKSHRAALTTEVYGVGKRELLKACTSRELLLMKRNSFVYIFKLIQIGSITLVYMTLFFRTKMHKDSVTDGGIYAGALFFAIVMALFSGFAEISMTIVKLPVFYKQRDFKFFPPWAYAIPSWILKIPISFLEPAVWVFLSYYVIGYDPNAGRFFKQYLLLLAFNQMISGLFRFLGAIGRNLVVAYTFGSFAVLVLLALGGFVLSREEVKKWWKWAYWSSPVMYAQNAILANEFLGHSWKKFTPTSTESLGVQVLESREFFAHAYWYWLGLGALFGFILLLNLGFALALTFLNQFEKPRAVITEEFESDEQDNRIGGTVQLSNCGESGNDNRERNSSSSLTEAEASHPKKRGMVLPFEPYSLTFDEVVYSVDMPQQMKLQGVPEDKLVLLNGVSGAFRPGVLTALMGVSGAGKTTLMDVLAGRKTGGYITGDIRISGYPKKQETFARISGYCEQNDIHSPFVTIYESLFYSAWLRLPPEVNSETRKMFIEEVMELVELKPLRQSLVGLPGVNGLSTEQRKRLTIAVELVANPSIIFMDEPTSGLDARAAAIVMRTVRNTVDTGRTVVCTIHQPSIDIFEAFDELFLMKRGGREVYVGPLGHHSCHLISYFEAIPGVEKIKDGYNPATWMLEVSASSQEVALGVDFCDIYKRSELCRRNKLLIEDLSKPAPGSKDLHFATQYSQSAFSQFMACLWKQHWSYWRNPAYTAVRFLFTTFIALLLGSIFWDLGGKTEKRQDLSNAMGSMFTALIFLGFEYCISVQPVVFVERMVFYREVAAGMFSGIPWALAQIMIEIPYVFVQSLIYSSIVYAMMSFDWTAAKFFWYIFYMYFALLFFTLYGMTAVAVTPTHHIASIVSTLFFGLWLLFSGFIIPRPRIPIWWRWYYWANPIAWTLYGLIASQYGDVEDKIETGETVKHFLRDYYGFKHSFLGAVAGVLIAFAALFGILFPLGIKQFNFQRR from the exons ATGGAGGAGAGCCATGAAATTTACCTGGCCAGTACTACTTCGCATAGGAGTCATTCTAGATGGAGAACAGGTTCAGTGGGTGCATTTTCGATGTCTTCAAGGGAAGAAGATGACGAGGAGGCTTTAAAATGGGCTGCTATTGAGAAATTGCCTACTTacaatcgtttgaagaaaggGTTACTAACTACTTCACAAGGTGAAGCTTTTGAAGTTGATGTTTCTAATCTTGGACTCCAAGAAAGGCAGAGGTTGATCAATAAGTTGGTGACAGTCACTGAAGTTGATAATGAGAAGTTCTTGTTAAAGCTCAAGAATCGTATTGAGAG AGTTGGAATAGTGCTTCCAACAGTGGAAGTTCGATTTGAACATTTGACTATTGAAGCAGAAGCATTTTTAGCAAGTAAAGCCTTGCCATCATTCACTAAATTCTTTACCACCATCTTTGAG GATTTGTTGAACTATCTCCACATTCTTCCGAGTACAAAGAAACACTTGACAATCCTCAAGGACGTCAGTGGAATCGTAAAGCCAGGCAG ATTGACGTTGCTTTTGGGTCCCCCAAGTTCTGGAAAGACCACTTTGTTGTTGGCATTGGCCGGGAAACTTGATCCTAGTCTAAAG GTTTCTGGTAGGGTGACATATAATGGACACAACATGGATGAGTTTGTGCCTGAGAGAACAGCTGCTTACATCAGTCAACATGATAATCATATAGGCGAAATGACTGTGAGGGAAACCTTGGCCTTCGCTGCTAGATGCCAGGGGGTTGGAACTCGTTACG AAATGTTAACTGAGTTATCCAGAAGAGAGAAGGCAGCAGGTATCAAGCCTGATCCTGATATTGATGTCTTCATGAAG GCAGCATCAACTGAAGGCGAAGAAGCCAATGTGATAACTGATTATTATCTAAAG GTTCTGGGACTGGATATCTGTGCAGATACCATGGTAGGGGATGAAATGAGAAGAGGTGTATCAGGAGGACAAAAAAAGCGTGTCACAACTG gTGAAATGATGGTTGGTCCAGCGTTGGCACTATTTATGGATGAGATTTCCACTGGTTTGGACAGCTCAACGACTTTCCAGATTGTTAATTGTTTCAAGCAAAATATTCACATCAATAGTGGAACTGCTGTGATATCTCTCCTACAGCCAGCACCAGaaacttataatttatttgatgataTTATCCTTCTATCTGATGGGCAGATTGTATACCAGGGTCCCCGCGAACTGGTGCTAGAGTTTTTTGAATCTATGGGCTTTAAATGCCCCAAGAGGAAAGGCGTGGCTGACTTCTTGCAAGAA GTAACATCAAAGAAAGATCAAGAGCAGTATTGGGCACATAAAGACAGGCCATACAGGTTTGTTAAAGTCCAGGAATTCGTTGCGGCATTCCAATCATTCCATGTGGGACAGAAACTTTCTGATGAGCTTCAGACTCCATTTGATAAGAGCAAGAGCCACCGAGCTGCTTTGACCACAGAAGTTTATGGTGTTGGCAAGAGGGAGTTGTTGAAAGCTTGCACCTCAAGAGAACTCTTGCTGATGAAGAGGAACTCATTTGTCTACATCTTCAAGCTCATTCAA ATCGGATCTATCACATTGGTCTATATGACACTCTTCTTCAGAACAAAGATGCACAAAGATTCAGTAACTGATGGTGGAATTTATGCTGGTGCCTTGTTCTTCGCCATTGTGATGGCCTTGTTCAGTGGATTTGCAGAGATTTCTATGACCATAGTAAAGCTTCCTGTCTTCTATAAGCAAAGAGATTTCAAATTCTTTCCTCCATGGGCATATGCTATTCCCTCATGGATCCTCAAGATCCCTATCTCGTTTCTGGAGCCTGCTGTTTGGGTATTCTTGTCATATTATGTAATTGGGTATGATCCCAATGCAGGAAG GTTTTTTAAGCAGTACTTGCTCCTCTTGGCTTTTAACCAGATGATTTCTGGATTGTTTAGATTCCTTGGAGCAATAGGCAGGAACCTGGTTGTTGCTTACACTTTTGGTTCATTTGCAGTACTCGTGCTTTTGGCTTTGGGAGGCTTCGTCCTTTCACGAG AGGAAGTtaaaaaatggtggaaatGGGCTTACTGGAGTTCTCCTGTGATGTACGCACAGAATGCAATTTTGGCAAATGAATTTCTTGGGCACAGTTGGAAAAAG TTTACTCCAACTTCAACTGAATCGCTTGGAGTTCAAGTTTTGGAGTCTCGTGAGTTCTTCGCCCATGCATATTGGTATTGGCTTGGATTAGGGGCTTTGTTTGGTTTCATACTACTGTTGAACCTTGGTTTCGCCTTGGCTCTTACTTTCCTTAACC AGTTTGAGAAGCCTCGGGCTGTAATAACAGAGGAATTTGAAAGTGATGAGCAAGATAACAGAATTGGAGGAACTGTTCAGTTATCAAACTGTGGAG AGAGTGGAAATGACAATAGGGAAAGAAACTCCTCCTCATCCCTTACAGAAGCAGAGGCCAGTCAtccaaagaaaagaggaaTGGTTCTTCCATTTGAACCTTATTCCCTTACCTTTGATGAGGTTGTATACTCCGTTGACATGCCACag CAAATGAAACTTCAAGGAGTTCCTGAAGATAAATTAGTGCTTTTGAATGGTGTGAGCGGTGCTTTTCGGCCTGGTGTACTAACCGCTTTAATGGGTGTCAGTGGTGCTGGTAAAACTACTTTGATGGATGTATTGGCTGGCAGGAAAACGGGTGGATATATTACTGGGGATATAAGAATATCTGGTTACCCAAAGAAGCAAGAAACGTTTGCTCGTATTTCAGGATACTGTGAGCAAAATGACATCCACTCTCCTTTTGTTACTATATATGAGTCCTTGTTCTATTCGGCCTGGCTACGTTTACCACCTGAAGTTAATTCTGAAACCAGAAAG ATGTTTATTGAGGAAGTCATGGAGCTTGTGGAGCTGAAACCATTGAGACAGTCACTGGTTGGTTTGCCTGGTGTAAACGGTCTGTCAACAGAGCAGCGTAAGAGACTTACCATCGCGGTTGAGCTGGTGGCTAACCCGTCCATCATATTTATGGATGAGCCAACCTCAGGGCTGGATGCGAGGGCTGCTGCAATTGTTATGAGAACTGTTAGAAACACAGTGGACACTGGAAGAACAGTAGTGTGCACCATTCATCAACCAAGCATTGACATATTTGAAGCATTTGATGAG CTATTCCTAATGAAGCGCGGGGGACGTGAAGTTTATGTTGGGCCACTGGGTCACCATTCTTGCCATCTTATCAGCTATTTTGAA GCAATTCCTGGAGTcgagaaaattaaagatggTTATAATCCAGCAACTTGGATGCTGGAAGTTTCGGCATCATCGCAAGAAGTAGCTTTGGGGGTTGATTTTTGTGATATTTACAAACGCTCAGAGTTGTGTAG GAGAAACAAATTACTCATTGAAGATTTAAGCAAGCCTGCTCCAGGTTCAAAGGACCTCCATTTTGCTACCCAGTACTCTCAGTCAGCTTTCTCCCAATTTATGGCTTGCTTATGGAAGCAACACTGGTCATACTGGCGAAATCCAGCATACACTGCTGTTAGATTCCTTTTTACTACTTTTATAGCATTGTTGCTGGGTTCAATTTTTTGGGACTTGGGTGGTAAAAC gGAAAAGAGGCAAGATCTGTCTAATGCAATGGGTTCCATGTTTACTGCACTTATCTTCCTCGGCTTTGAATATTGTATATCAGTGCAGCCAGTAGTATTTGTTGAAAGGATGGTCTTTTACAGAGAAGTAGCCGCCGGCATGTTTTCGGGCATTCCATGGGCTTTAGCACAA ATTATGATTGAGATTCCTTATGTGTTTGTTCAGTCATTAATTTACAGTTCTATAGTGTATGCTATGATGTCATTTGACTGGACAGCTGCAAAGTTCTTTTGGTATATATTCTACATGTACTTCGCATTATTGTTCTTCACCTTATATGGCATGACGGCTGTGGCTGTGACACCAACCCACCACATTGCTTCCATTGTTTCgactttattttttggattgtGGCTCCTCTTTTCCGGATTTATTATCCCAAGACCC AGGATTCCAATATGGTGGAGATGGTACTACTGGGCAAACCCTATAGCTTGGACCCTGTATGGATTGATTGCTTCGCAATATGGGGATGTGGAGGACAAAATAGAAACTGGTGAAACAGTGAAACATTTTCTTAGAGATTATTATGGTTTCAAACATAGCTTTTTGGGAGCAGTCGCAGGTGTTCTTATTGCCTTTGCAGCGCTCTTTGGAATTCTCTTTCCCCTAGGAATTAAGCAATTTAATTTCCAGAGGCGATAG